One stretch of Anolis carolinensis isolate JA03-04 chromosome 3, rAnoCar3.1.pri, whole genome shotgun sequence DNA includes these proteins:
- the spadh gene encoding CUB domain-containing protein yields the protein MDHSVIFLWVLLSAAASQTTRTYEIPPTTNYPCGQAFSDSSRSFNGPYYDGGRNVLECLWTIESKDNLPIKAIIDYIELDCDREYISIYNGEAHRSRLLGKICSGSSRTFVSFSGTMSVLLHRNSDFTGPGFFAYYDIGELETTTVPGIPELETTTVPKFTAKETRSSTAIPWSTHAPESFTSGFHCGGLLTDPTGYIYGPYYPGNGASMECIWEIQTTSYSHIELDFYYVSSNLNCRTGYVEVYDGALGSRKLGRVCSGSRFVYISTSNRITIVLYRNSYQAGDAFNAYYYSFTAATSSEPMRTSGKSMPSF from the exons ATGGATCACAGTGTGATCTTCCTTTGGGTGCTGCTTTCAGCTGCAG CTTCTCAAACAACAAGAACATATG AAATACCTCCTACCA CAAACTATCCTTGTGGCCAGGCCTTCTCAGATTCCTCTCGATCATTTAATGGTCCATATTATGACGGAGGTAGAAATGTCTTAGAATGTCTCTGGACCATTGAATCCAAGGATAACCTGCCAATAAAGGCAATAATTGATTATATAGA ATTAGACTGTGATCGTGAATATATTAGCATATATAATGGAGAGGCACATCGTTCAAGACTCCTTGGAAAGATATGCAGTGGTTCCAGTCGgacatttgtttcattttcaggCACTATGTCAGTTTTGCTACACAGAAACTCTGACTTCACCGGTCCAGGATTTTTTGCCTACTATGATATAGGAG AACTGGAAACCACAACAGTCCCTGGAATCCCAG AACTGGAAACCACAACAGTCCCTAAATTCACAG CAAAAGAAACCCGCAGTTCTACAG CAATTCCCTGGAGTACACATGCCCCTGAATCCTTCACATCAG GCTTTCACTGTGGAGGGCTCCTCACGGATCCAACTGGATATATCTATGGCCCATATTATCCTGGAAATGGTGCAAGCATGGAGTGCATTTGGGAAATTCAAACAACATCCTATAGTCATATAGAGCTTGATTTTTATTATGTCAGTTCCAA TTTGAACTGCAGGACTGGCTATGTCGAGGTCTATGATGGTGCCTTGGGTTCAAGAAAACTTGGAAGAGTTTGCTCTGGTTCCAGATTTGTCTACATATCAACATCAAACAGAATTACAATTGTTCTGTACAGAAATTCCTATCAAGCAGGGGATGCTTTCAATGCTTATTACTATTCCTTTACAGCAG CTACCTCTTCAGAACCTATGAGGACAAGTGGTAAGTCTATGCCTTCCTTTTAG